AAAAACTCTCCACCGGCTCGCGTTTTTCGAAATCCCAGAAATGAAGTTCGCGCCCGTATTTAAGATGACCGACTTCTTCTAAATCAAAGCCGGGCATAAAGGTGTTTGGTGCCGCCCATTCAGAGGAGACCATCACATTATGCCGGGGCTGATACCAGAAATCATAGCCGAACTTGATGTCACCCATGGAATTCTCCCAGCGGCCCATAATCTCAAAATCCTTGTTGAGATGAAGATAACCGCCGGGGGCTTCGCCTTTCGCGTCGCCAAGGAAAGAAATGATGATTTCAGAGCCAAGGCAATGAATAGTATGCGGGCCAGAAAGATCCGCTCTGGCCTTGATCTCATCACCGTCGATCACCTTATGCAGGCGCGGTGCGCGCGGGTCTGTCATGGTGTCGACCACATGGATGTTGTTTGATCTGACGCCGGGCAGCAGCAGGTATTTCCGGGACATGCTGGCATCGTCGTGACAGGAGGAGCAGGCATTCCAGCCCATGTGATGCAGCTCATCCCCAATCCCCGGCATTTCCAGCCGGTGGATGACCTGGGAGTAGGTGGGGCTTTCGGGGTCAACATCGACAGTGGCCAGATAATCCGGCCTCTGGATGCCGGTACCAGTGTAGATAGCGATTGTGTAAAGAAGCTTTTCTCTTGGCGCTTCTATTGCCTCTGCCGGACTCGCATAGCCTGGTCCACAGCAGTCCATTCTCTAATCTCCCCTTTTCCGGTCTTCTTTAATGCTATCAGTCCGTATTAAAGGCGTATCCTGCCTAAATGACAACGATTCTGTGCGCGATTCTATGCAAAAGGGCATCATAGCTATCGATTACTCCCCTTGTTGTGGTTAAATGAGGAGGGACGGGGACAGCGGACAAGGACAGCGGACAAGGACAGCGGACAGCGGACAAGGACAGCGGACAAGGACAGCGGACAAAGACAGCAGACAGGGGCAGCGGCAGCGGACATGGACTTATATCTGGCTCTTTGGGGCTTTATCATTTTTATGGTTGGCACGCCCGGCCCCGCCAATATGCTGATGATGTCGGCGGCGGTCCGGCACGGCTATCTTAAGCTATTACCCTTTTTGCTGGGTTTGATCATTGGCAAGTTCGCGATCAATATCTCAATATCCTTTGGTCTGGCGACTTTTCTGTTCAGCCATCCACATGCCAGCAGCATCTTCGCCTATATATCCGCAGGCGTGATGACGTATCTTGTTCTGAAGGGCTGGACGCCCAAAGGGGATAGTGCGGCTGGTGATAAAGCCTTTGGCATATTAACGGGCGTTATTGTGCATCCGCTCAACCCGAAGGCGTGGGTGATGTGCACACTGGCCTACACGCAATTCTCAGGCGGCTTTGAGACGGGGTTTGAGAGATATGCCCTCATCCCGATCAGTTTCATCTTCGTGCAACTCACCTTCCACTCGTTATGGGGTCTGGCGGGTGCATTACTGAAAAAGCAGCTGTCAGAGAACCTGCTGATGCACAGGGCTCTGATTTTACTGACACTGGCAGTGATTTTATGGGCGTTGTTCCGGTAAAATTTTACGATGATCAGCCATCAGCATTCTTTTTTGCATCTCTCAATCCGGGAATAAATTCAGGATTCTGTTTGATATATTTGGTTACATATTCGGTTAGCTCACTTTCAAGAGTAGGGCGAGTTTTATCAAATTTTCGCAATGTTTTCCGACAATGTCTGACCTCAATATTCCAGTCCAGGTATTCATCTTCGAAAAAAATCAGATTGAATTTTATACTTACCGGAATTGCATCAATTCTCTTAGATCCGCAAAAATCATAAAAATAATGCTCATGATTTCGATTATAAAATTCAACAAATTCCGGCTTGTCGATATTGGATAGTGTTGGCTTTTTCTCAGATATAATGCAATTGGGAGGGTAGCTCCCGCCTATACTTAAATCGCGAGTTTTTACTGATTTATAGCCTGAAAATTCATAATCTGATTCAATATCGGTTGAGTCATCATCACTAAAGAGCGGTTGATCCAGATTCTTGAGAAAATCCTCATAATCACCCGTACCCATTTGAGAAATTGCGAGAATATAATATTCAACATCAATCGTTTCATGCTTCTTGATATCGGTATTATTATCTTCGAAAAACTCCCGACCTTCAGCAGTTAGTTCGTAATAAGTGTTATTCTCACTTTCGATATTTTTGATAAGAAAACCGCATTTAGCCATGTCGATCAAGTGATCTAATATAAAGCTGTCTTCGCTGATACCCAGAAAGTTACATATCTCTGTGTGTCTCACCACCCCACCATCAATTAGTCCAAATATAATCCTCGTAAACTCATCCGGCATCACTTCAGTCAGCGCATGAATCTCTTGTTTGCAACGCCAGAAGGGAATATATATTTCCGCATCCCATTTGCGTTCGTAGCCATTGCCAATATTATGATGCTCGCCTGGAGTATACTGGTATTCATTTTTGTTTTTAAGCTCTGTCATGATCAATGACCTCCTCAAAGGATTGGTAAATACAATTACAATCTCTCAGCTGTTTAATTAGTTGTACCAAATGCAAGTCGTCCCTGTTCTGGATTTCACTCCCTTTCCTGCACACTACATCATTCAAAATGTGTTCACTGTCACCTACAATGATCAGCAATTTTTTTGCTCTTGAGAAAGCCACATTTATCCTTCTGTGATCATCCAGGAAACCGATAGATTTGTCTCTAGTGTTGCTTCTGACCAAATCATAAATAATGATATCTTGTTCAGATCCCTGAAAACCATCGACAGTCTGAATTTTAATGTTTAATTCACCGTGGTCCCGGTGATATTTCTGCTTCATCATATTCAAATGTTTGACCTGGCAGCGATAACCGGCAATGATTCCAACTTCATTTGGGATTTCGTTATTGTCGTTGTGCAGATGACTTAACTGCTGAAGCGTTGCATTAATGACTTGAACATTGTGGGGGTTATGCCTGTTTTTTGACCCTCCAGTGTCACGTCGGTTTGCATTTTTTGATGTGGAAATTAAAATTATGCTGTTTTGCACTTCCACTTCTTTGCCATATTCCATAATGCGCACAAAAGGAGTTCGCAGTGGGATATGATGATTTTTTTCATCATTGTAACCTGAATGATTATCTTCAGAAGGATTATTTAGTTTACCCCTGTAGAAGTTCTCTGAAATTAGATTTCCAATATGGCGAGGCATGCGATACTGGACATCCAGTCTGGTCATGAAAACATCACACAGGTTAGCGTTTCTGAAACCATTGTATAGCCGCTCAAAAGCGCTTGGCCCATAGGTCTTGTCAAAATCGAGATCTTCGTCAAGATCTTCCCGGACTCCATCCTTGACGTCATCATGTTTGGTTATCATGGGTCTCAGCTGCTTGTGATCTCCTACGAATATGGCTTTATTGGAAATGACAAGGGGGACAAGGGCCTCAGAGTTTGTTGCTTTGCCTGATTCATCCATGATGAGGACATCGAATCTGGGGTGCATTTCCCTATATCTTGAACTGTCAATGTGAATACAGGTTGAACCAAAAACATTCATTGTCCTGCCAAATGCAGTATCCAGACCAGTATCATAACCGCCCTGCTTAATGGTCGAAGCACTTTGGAACTTCTTTTTGCTTTTATCTATGGTTGTGGCACGATTAATGAAAGCAATCCAATCCGAGTGAATCCCTTGCAATTTGGTAAAGTCACTTCCCAATTCTTTGTTGAATATCTCTTTGACTTCTTCAAGGTTATCAGCATTTGCAAATATTTTGTCATAGTAGGATTTTCCAAAGGAATTTTTTTGGTATAATTGTCTAAACTGCTTAATGTTATTGATTTTCTTATTTTGAAAATCTTTGTACAGCAGTGCTAATGCTTGAGTGGCATTTGAGAATTTATCAGTGAAATTATTTCTGGATTTTTCTTCAGTTTTTCTAATCCAATTTTTGAATTTGACATCCAGAACATGATTCGCACAAATATCGCTATTTGCATTGGTATTTTCGCTTTTGATTTTACTAAGTAAGCGGGCAAATTTTGTATTTCCAATTTGTCCATTCTTCTCTAACTCATCAAGGCCCAAGAACACGTTATCAACCGCTGTGTTGGACTGTGAAGCTATGAGAATTTTTATGTTTTTGTTTACCGTGGTCAATTGCTGAATTATCTCAACAATGACTTTGGTTTTACCTGTCCCGGGTGGTCCCTGAATGAGATGGATGGGCTTCTTTCTATCTAGCGCACTCTTAACAGCCTTTACCTGCGAGTCATTGAGTATTGACATTGGCTTGAAATCATTACCGCCGGTAAGCATGGAGTTAGTATTACCAAAATTACTTTTGGGTGGGTTTTCTGGATTCACAAAATAATCAACTAGAACTGGATAAACAACTTCCCCATCCATGAGACGATCACTCGCTCTGATTTCTTTGTGATATGGATTTAGTAAAGTGTGGATATCTTCCGTCAGCACACCAGCAGGGGGGATGCTATGAGCAGGTTTCTTAAAATCTTTGATAACTATCTCTTTCTTACTTTTGTTGATACTGGCAATCTTCCCGATTTCGAGATCATCAATCAGGAGACAGAGCGATTGATATTTTTTGTCACTTAATTTTTTCCAATCATCAAAGTCATCATCCAGCGTAAAAATTATATTTTCCTTGTTGTGATCACATTGCCTCCTGCGAGCGTATTTAATCCTTAGAGCATTCTCATCCTTGTGTTTCAGTTCGTGCTCAGATAATGATCTCCAATGTGTCGGCGAGGATAAAATTTGTTGATCAGGTTCAGATTCATGATCTACCGAATTCTCCAAAGGAAGAGCAGATACATCAGGAAGGGGCTCACATTCATATAAACCCATTCCAGTTATGAATCTATGTTCAGCCCTGACACCGCAGCGCAAAATATTCTTTGCTGGTTTATCTTTTTTACACTTCAGAAAAAGGTGACCACAGCTTTCATCTCCCCTATCTGGTTTTACAATGAACAATCCACTTTCGTTTTCATTACTCCAAATGATTTGATGTTCACCTTTGTTAGATTTTTTTGTGTCCTTCAGCCACCAGCACCCGGAATTTAGTTCTTCCAGCAAATGCTCAAGATTATGCTTATTATCGTTGACCGCCACATTAACATCATCATAGGTGTCTGGCACTTCTTCAGTTTCAGCTGGTAATTCAGCGATTTCTTCTAATAACTCCGGATATGTTTCATATTTTCCGGATTGGCATTTTTTGTAAATTTCGTTTCCTGGGTAAGTTGAATTTAAATAGTCACAGAACAGATCTGACAATGAAATGATGTCATCTTTCATTGTCCTATTATCAGGCTCAATATCTTGAAATGTGATTATTTTATTATGGATTAGGTCTGTTAAGCCGATGAATCTGAATTTAATTTTATTATCCTTATCCTTGACCACGGTTGAGTGATCCAGAACCAACCCGACTTGATGTTCTTGAAATAATTTATCTAATGTTACTACAGCCTGCTTAAAATCTTGTTTGTTAAATTTCTGTTTGGCCGATTCTTCAATTTGATCATATACGATATACGAATAGTCGTTATGTTCATTTTGAATGAAATCACGCGGGCGTTGAATGTTTCGAAGCAATGAATAATTATTATGAAGCGGCAGAGATTTATATGTTCTGAAAGCTCTATCAATATTTTCCGATCTATCTGTGTTTATTCTTCTTATCCAAAGAATTTCCACACCGTCGCCAAAGATAACATCTTTAGCTTTTTGAAAACCTGCATCCGCAGTGCGAAACTCAAGAATTGGATCCTTTTGTAGCTCGTAGCCTTCTATATTTATCATTTCTAGTTCTCCTTTGCCAATATGGCGTGATTATCTGCTTGTTGTTCCGGTCAATGTTGCTTTGTTCAGTTGTTGAATATCCGGTAGGCCTTCCCATTCCATTCGCAAATCGCAGAATGGCGGCTGGCTGCCGGGCGTCGAAGATACAGTGATAGCCAAACCTCAAAGAGGCTGTTGATTGCTATGGCTACACTGTATCTCCACATATTTGCCTCCTATTTTTTGGGTTTGTTTTTGGGTTTGTTTTTGTTTTTTTCTGCTGCGCGTTGGGCGCGTGCAGCAAAGCCCTTGGAAGATACTTCTCCTCCGCCTTTTTTAGCCTCCATACTTTGACGTCTTGAGGCAGATTCGCGGGTCATTGGGGTTTTTGCCCCATTTTTCTTTGACCCATTCTTTATTGAGCCATTCTTTGATCTGGTTTTTTTAGACATTGTTTTTTCCTTTCATTGGCATTGATTAATTCACATAATCCTGTATAATTAGTTCACAGGCTCCAGTAGTCATGCAATTGGTGCAAATATAAATTTTCAGCAATTACCAATGCATAACATGCAAGTAAGTAATCATTTGAGAAAATACAAGGATAGATAGTGAAAAAAACGGCATTTGTTGGTTTAGAATTGAGAAACATGTGTAAAAACATAGTGTTAGATCAATCTCAATTAGCAAAAATATGGAGCCGAACAAGTCGTCCCGCGCATTCTTTGCAAGTATGCAGTCATTCGAGCAAATACAAGGAGTAACAATGAAAAAAGAAATGACATTTACAGCCGTCCTTGGTTTGATGTTGAGAAATATGTGTAAAGACAAAGGGTTAGATCAAGCTCAAATGGCAAAAAAAATGGGGATGAACAGGTCATCCTGGTCCAGAATTGAGAACGGAATCACGGCAGTTGATATTCAGCAATTAAAAAAAATCGGGGAAATACTCGGTGTGGATGCTACTGTTATACTGGAAAGAGCCGAAGCCGTTGCACAGTCGCTGGAGGACAAGGGTTACACCGTACATTTTGACACTACCAAAACCGTCGAGGAAAAATCCAAGGCGAAGGGAATAGCCCTAGTGGGCGGTGCGGTGCTGGGCTTGCTTGTTGGCGGTATATTGCTTTCTATGACTAAAGATAATGAAGATGATAAGAGCAGTTCATAATGAAATCCCCAAAAACAAAGTCTTCAGCTAAGAAGAAAAAATCTAATGAGAGGTTATGCCCCTTTTGTCAGGAGTCGATTAAGGTGCTTGCAATCAAGTGCAAGCACTGTGGAAGTGATTTAGATCTGGATGATTTGGGCGATCCTAAGCAATATATTAAGTATCACGTGAAACGAGAGGCTGATTTATTCATATCCAGCTTTAAATGTGTAATTCAAACAATATTGGGGATATTGGTAATTGATTGGGGACAGGAGTTCGAAATAGATTTTCCAGATTTGAACGAGATAATTATGGAATTTGATTTTATTTCAGCAGACAACGAAATAAAGAATTGGGTCGTAATGGGTATTGGTATTGCGATATTGATTAAAGCATTCTTTTATCCAATGCAATTAATGGATTTAACAGATGATATTCCTGGGCTCACAGAATTGAAATCAGAGTATCCGGAGCTAGTGGATTTTGAAGTTGAGAATCCTAAAAGCGGTGAAATAATATTATTTACGCTGATTGCTGCAGCAGTGCTTGTGGGAATAGTTTTGTTTGAGCTCTGGAATGAGAGTAATAAAATATATATATTAAGTTTGTTAATCTTTGGTCTGACCTGGTGTAGAGCACTTAAACTTGCGACAGATGATCAAGTCGTGAAAATACCAGAAGAAATTGCGAAAATAATTTTTAACACACCCCATTCTGATACTGAAAAAGAAGAAGAAAAGTAACACTGCCTGATTTCCGACATTGCACAGGGGTGGGTTCATTTTATTAACATCGGCAGGATTCTATGGTCGCTGTTCCGGTAAGATCACCGGGGGAAGGCTGTGCGGCCTAGCGGATAAAATTCATTTTAAGGCGTATTTTTGCTCTCTGGTTAGAGGGCAGGTGCCGGTTGAGGTACTTGTTGATCAGACCGAACAGGCCAATCACCGAAAGGGTCAGGATGATGAAATACATCCCGACAATGGGATAGGGGATAAACGGGTTGAAGGTTTTATCGGCAAAATAACTGGCATAATAGATTGCATCGCCCTTTTGACGCCATGCAGGGAAACCTGTGAAGAACACCAGCGTTGTCGCATGAAAGAGGAATATTGCTTCATTGGTGTAAGACGGCCATGCCAGACGCAGCATGGTGGGCCAGATAATCCGCCGGAATTTCTTCATGCCGGTAAAGCCGAAGGCATCCGCCGCATCGATGTCATGGGATGGCACTGAACGTAACGCGCCGTAGAAAATCTCCCCGGTATAGGCTGACGTGTTAAGAAACAGCACGATCAGGGCTCCGAGCCATGCTTTGGTCAGCCAGCTTGTTTCCATTGTTACCGTCATGAACCCAAGATTGATATCGATGCCGAGCCTTGGGAGCAGCACGAAGATGTCATAGGCAAAGAAGAACTGGATAAACAATGGCGAGCCCCGGAAAATAAAGATCAAAGCCCGGGACGGGAAATTGAAAATTGCTATTTCGGAGTTCTTCCCCAGCGCCAGTGCGGTTGCAAACAAAAACCCGGAGAGCAGGGCCAGGGCGCCGAAGTAGATGTTCCAGATCATCCCTGAGCCGATAAGGACGAACTGCTCACATAACGTGATGCCGGATTCCGGCAGGAGCCGCTCGCCGTAACCGATGGAGCGCAGGCCGTAACCAGAAAGGGTTTCAAGGCAGGACATGATCAGCCGCCCTTTCCGGCCATCGTGGCCTGACCGCGCGACAGCCATGCTGAGAGCCGGTCAAACGCCGATTGCGATATGTAGGTGAGAGAGAGGTAAAACACCATCAGCACGGCAAAATACCATGCCCGCCAGTCGGGGTGCGGGTAGTCATAAATACTGGTTTTCTGCCCTCCCAGCTCACGGGCCCAGTAAACAATATCCTCTATGCCCAAAATGAAGAGAAGCGGTGTCGCTTTTACCAGGATCTGCCATATGTTCGAGAGACCGGGGAGGGCGTAAATCCACATTTGCGGCAGAAGTATCCGGCGGAAAATCTGACGCTGTGACATCCCGAAAGCCTCACCGGCTTCAAGCTGGCCTTTTGGGACGGCGGACATTGCGCCGGCAATGACATTGCCTGTAAAAGCACCGAAAACGATGCCGAACGCCAATAGGGCAAGGGCAAATCCATAGATCTCATGCACCCACTGGCCGGCTGTGCTGAGGGGCAGTTTTGCCGCCTGACAGACAACGAAGTCATTGCCCTGCCTTACGGGTTCCGTGACATCAGAGCAAAGGATGCGGTGGCGCAGATACTCGAAAGCCTGATCAAGGGCAATTGGAATAAAAAGGAAGAATACAATATCCGGGACCCCGCGGATGACTGCCAGATAACCTTTGCCGAGAAACCGCAGGAAAATGAACGGTGACCGGCTGGCCACCGCGCCTGCAAACCCAAATCCCATGGCCAAAGGCGCGGCCATGAGAAGGAGCATGATGACGACAAGGAAGGAAATATAAAACGATACGTGTTTGGGGGTCGTTATGTAGCAGGACAGCCACATCAGCCCCTCAATGGATTTCGGGTCTGTGCAATAGCTGAACATTACGTCCCGCCCGGATGATCGCCCGGATGATCAGGACCGGCCAGCGGCGGGAAAGGCTCCAGCAGAGGGTCTCTCTTGCCTGTCATCACTTCGGCAATGCCCAGTTTCCCGGCCAGAGGGGCGTTTGTTATGCCCGAATGCATGACCGCCATATAGAGATTGTTAAACCGGACCCCGTTTCGGTCACACACCCGCCCGATTTTTGGCCGTCCGTCCATCGTAAGAGGGCGGCGGCCCAATGTGTAATGATCAAGTTCCATCACCCCATCATAGTGAAGTCTGCCGGCCATGTCCTGAATAAGTTTCCCGGCAGAGCAGGCAGCGTCAGGATCATCTTCGGCGTCATCCCCAAAGCCCCCGCCAACCACAAGACGGCCCTGATCGTCCTGGCGGGCGTGAAAACCCAGCCCGGTGATGGGATGGTCAAGCAATGGGGGCAGCGGCCGGGTATAGGCCAGAAGACCGAGGGTCGAGCGCATCGCAAAATCCACATCGATACCGGATAAAAGGGCGGGTGTGCCAAGCCCGGCGGTCACAATGACAGTCGCCCCGTCAATTAAACCGTCAATCACGCCCTGATCCGTTTCAACGCCTGTGATATGTCCGCCGTCGCGAAGCAATTGATGCACTTCACAGGATTTGACGGAAGCGCCGCTTGCCTCAAGCAGTGCTCGCGCAGCGATATGGCCTTCAATGGCCAGATCATTACTGCCGTAGCCGGCGGTATCAGGATGGACTTTAAGTTTTGGCAGTTTCTTTGCCGTATCGGCAGCTGATGCCAGCACGACATCATGCCCCCATTCCTGATGTTGGGCCACCGAGCGGCGGATGGCCGCATCGTCCATATCCCAGAAAAACGCACCTTTGGAGGTTTC
This portion of the Parvularculales bacterium genome encodes:
- a CDS encoding selenium-binding protein SBP56-related protein, whose product is MDCCGPGYASPAEAIEAPREKLLYTIAIYTGTGIQRPDYLATVDVDPESPTYSQVIHRLEMPGIGDELHHMGWNACSSCHDDASMSRKYLLLPGVRSNNIHVVDTMTDPRAPRLHKVIDGDEIKARADLSGPHTIHCLGSEIIISFLGDAKGEAPGGYLHLNKDFEIMGRWENSMGDIKFGYDFWYQPRHNVMVSSEWAAPNTFMPGFDLEEVGHLKYGRELHFWDFEKREPVESF
- a CDS encoding LysE family transporter, whose translation is MVGTPGPANMLMMSAAVRHGYLKLLPFLLGLIIGKFAINISISFGLATFLFSHPHASSIFAYISAGVMTYLVLKGWTPKGDSAAGDKAFGILTGVIVHPLNPKAWVMCTLAYTQFSGGFETGFERYALIPISFIFVQLTFHSLWGLAGALLKKQLSENLLMHRALILLTLAVILWALFR
- a CDS encoding AAA domain-containing protein, with amino-acid sequence MINIEGYELQKDPILEFRTADAGFQKAKDVIFGDGVEILWIRRINTDRSENIDRAFRTYKSLPLHNNYSLLRNIQRPRDFIQNEHNDYSYIVYDQIEESAKQKFNKQDFKQAVVTLDKLFQEHQVGLVLDHSTVVKDKDNKIKFRFIGLTDLIHNKIITFQDIEPDNRTMKDDIISLSDLFCDYLNSTYPGNEIYKKCQSGKYETYPELLEEIAELPAETEEVPDTYDDVNVAVNDNKHNLEHLLEELNSGCWWLKDTKKSNKGEHQIIWSNENESGLFIVKPDRGDESCGHLFLKCKKDKPAKNILRCGVRAEHRFITGMGLYECEPLPDVSALPLENSVDHESEPDQQILSSPTHWRSLSEHELKHKDENALRIKYARRRQCDHNKENIIFTLDDDFDDWKKLSDKKYQSLCLLIDDLEIGKIASINKSKKEIVIKDFKKPAHSIPPAGVLTEDIHTLLNPYHKEIRASDRLMDGEVVYPVLVDYFVNPENPPKSNFGNTNSMLTGGNDFKPMSILNDSQVKAVKSALDRKKPIHLIQGPPGTGKTKVIVEIIQQLTTVNKNIKILIASQSNTAVDNVFLGLDELEKNGQIGNTKFARLLSKIKSENTNANSDICANHVLDVKFKNWIRKTEEKSRNNFTDKFSNATQALALLYKDFQNKKINNIKQFRQLYQKNSFGKSYYDKIFANADNLEEVKEIFNKELGSDFTKLQGIHSDWIAFINRATTIDKSKKKFQSASTIKQGGYDTGLDTAFGRTMNVFGSTCIHIDSSRYREMHPRFDVLIMDESGKATNSEALVPLVISNKAIFVGDHKQLRPMITKHDDVKDGVREDLDEDLDFDKTYGPSAFERLYNGFRNANLCDVFMTRLDVQYRMPRHIGNLISENFYRGKLNNPSEDNHSGYNDEKNHHIPLRTPFVRIMEYGKEVEVQNSIILISTSKNANRRDTGGSKNRHNPHNVQVINATLQQLSHLHNDNNEIPNEVGIIAGYRCQVKHLNMMKQKYHRDHGELNIKIQTVDGFQGSEQDIIIYDLVRSNTRDKSIGFLDDHRRINVAFSRAKKLLIIVGDSEHILNDVVCRKGSEIQNRDDLHLVQLIKQLRDCNCIYQSFEEVIDHDRA
- a CDS encoding helix-turn-helix transcriptional regulator is translated as MKKEMTFTAVLGLMLRNMCKDKGLDQAQMAKKMGMNRSSWSRIENGITAVDIQQLKKIGEILGVDATVILERAEAVAQSLEDKGYTVHFDTTKTVEEKSKAKGIALVGGAVLGLLVGGILLSMTKDNEDDKSSS
- a CDS encoding ABC transporter permease subunit, which codes for MAVARSGHDGRKGRLIMSCLETLSGYGLRSIGYGERLLPESGITLCEQFVLIGSGMIWNIYFGALALLSGFLFATALALGKNSEIAIFNFPSRALIFIFRGSPLFIQFFFAYDIFVLLPRLGIDINLGFMTVTMETSWLTKAWLGALIVLFLNTSAYTGEIFYGALRSVPSHDIDAADAFGFTGMKKFRRIIWPTMLRLAWPSYTNEAIFLFHATTLVFFTGFPAWRQKGDAIYYASYFADKTFNPFIPYPIVGMYFIILTLSVIGLFGLINKYLNRHLPSNQRAKIRLKMNFIR
- a CDS encoding ABC transporter permease subunit, whose translation is MFSYCTDPKSIEGLMWLSCYITTPKHVSFYISFLVVIMLLLMAAPLAMGFGFAGAVASRSPFIFLRFLGKGYLAVIRGVPDIVFFLFIPIALDQAFEYLRHRILCSDVTEPVRQGNDFVVCQAAKLPLSTAGQWVHEIYGFALALLAFGIVFGAFTGNVIAGAMSAVPKGQLEAGEAFGMSQRQIFRRILLPQMWIYALPGLSNIWQILVKATPLLFILGIEDIVYWARELGGQKTSIYDYPHPDWRAWYFAVLMVFYLSLTYISQSAFDRLSAWLSRGQATMAGKGG
- a CDS encoding FAD-binding oxidoreductase, with amino-acid sequence MENHENHTAQRIIIIGGGILGASFAYHAHKHGVRDITVLAAALPQDPRQATSNTWGWVNGYADDDRDYASFRLASLSYWPDLIADIDAIRETSKGAFFWDMDDAAIRRSVAQHQEWGHDVVLASAADTAKKLPKLKVHPDTAGYGSNDLAIEGHIAARALLEASGASVKSCEVHQLLRDGGHITGVETDQGVIDGLIDGATVIVTAGLGTPALLSGIDVDFAMRSTLGLLAYTRPLPPLLDHPITGLGFHARQDDQGRLVVGGGFGDDAEDDPDAACSAGKLIQDMAGRLHYDGVMELDHYTLGRRPLTMDGRPKIGRVCDRNGVRFNNLYMAVMHSGITNAPLAGKLGIAEVMTGKRDPLLEPFPPLAGPDHPGDHPGGT